One stretch of Natronobacterium gregoryi SP2 DNA includes these proteins:
- a CDS encoding DUF7556 family protein codes for MESNPHSTTSGETVVGSIDTVDSSDEYVIADISADDAWISMQADDASTLRAWR; via the coding sequence ATGGAGTCGAACCCCCACTCCACGACGTCCGGCGAGACGGTCGTCGGCTCGATCGATACGGTCGACTCGAGCGACGAATACGTTATCGCGGATATCTCGGCCGACGACGCCTGGATTTCGATGCAGGCCGACGACGCATCGACGCTTCGAGCCTGGCGATAA
- a CDS encoding ABC transporter permease, which yields MGLLRYTVYRFIQAIPVLIGISILTFVLANLTPGDPVRLMLQGVEADQEMIEQVEARYGLDRPMHERYLDYMAGLVQGDMGHSFHRNRPVSELIASRIGPTLLLVLSAYAFALVTSIPLGILAAKRRNEPFDHVSRIVALLGVSTPSFWIGIMLILIFAVQLGWLPSADLVYPWWSPEAYGHDGYVEHLVETIRHLLLPMIALGTLQMATLMRVERTQMIESLQGEYVKLARAYGVPERTIMRKHAFQVAQLPIITIVGLNLSTALGGAVLIEFVFNINGLGRLFYDAIVQLDYQLIMGITMIIATMFVIGVIITDIAYAYIDPRVTYGEAE from the coding sequence ATGGGACTTCTCCGCTATACGGTCTACCGGTTCATCCAGGCGATCCCCGTCCTGATCGGGATCTCCATTCTGACGTTCGTCCTCGCGAACCTGACGCCGGGGGACCCGGTCAGACTCATGCTCCAGGGGGTAGAGGCCGACCAGGAGATGATCGAACAGGTCGAGGCCCGGTACGGCCTCGACCGGCCAATGCACGAGCGGTACCTCGATTACATGGCCGGACTGGTTCAGGGAGACATGGGACATAGCTTCCACCGGAACCGTCCCGTCTCGGAGCTGATCGCCAGTCGGATCGGTCCGACGCTGTTGCTCGTCCTCTCGGCGTACGCGTTTGCACTCGTGACGTCGATTCCGCTGGGCATTCTCGCGGCCAAACGTCGAAACGAGCCGTTCGATCACGTCTCGCGGATCGTCGCCTTGCTCGGCGTGAGCACGCCCTCGTTCTGGATCGGGATCATGTTGATCCTGATTTTCGCGGTCCAGCTTGGATGGCTCCCGTCCGCCGACCTGGTCTACCCTTGGTGGTCGCCCGAAGCCTACGGACACGACGGCTACGTCGAACACCTCGTCGAGACGATCCGTCACCTGCTGTTGCCGATGATCGCACTCGGCACCTTGCAGATGGCGACGCTGATGCGCGTCGAGCGAACCCAGATGATCGAGTCCCTGCAAGGTGAGTACGTCAAACTCGCTCGAGCCTACGGCGTGCCCGAGCGGACGATCATGCGAAAGCACGCGTTTCAGGTCGCACAGCTACCGATTATCACGATCGTCGGCCTCAACTTATCGACGGCGCTCGGTGGTGCCGTCCTCATCGAGTTCGTGTTCAACATCAACGGGCTCGGACGGCTGTTCTACGATGCGATCGTCCAGCTCGACTACCAGCTGATTATGGGTATCACGATGATCATCGCGACGATGTTCGTGATCGGCGTCATCATCACCGACATCGCGTACGCGTACATCGATCCGCGCGTCACCTACGGGGAGGCCGAGTAA
- a CDS encoding ABC transporter permease: MAVGESQVGSGSEPETKELQAGWRNTLRKVMQDTTARWGLYVITFVLAITAYTLVDGNLSRLTFGNVSDFAMAETLPIFEHPERLPPPGEAETNVPPAFHPDGTLEHPLGTDPNGRDYFTRIVYGAQVSVSVGLAATFLGLVGGTIIGSVAGYYGGWVDDVLMRAIETVYAIPPLILIIVFTVFVSGGSPDVQFAIVGVGIAFIPVFARIIRSEVLSVREMDYIEAARAAGVKDRNIILYHVIPNSFAPVLVYATLQIGVTILIVAGLSFLGFGAQPPTPDWGEMLQTSHGYMHSNVWLSIWPGVAIMITIMGFNLFGDGLQDALDPRIND; the protein is encoded by the coding sequence ATGGCAGTCGGAGAATCTCAGGTCGGAAGCGGCTCCGAACCGGAAACCAAGGAACTCCAGGCCGGCTGGCGAAACACCTTGCGGAAAGTCATGCAGGACACGACCGCACGGTGGGGGCTGTACGTCATCACGTTCGTGCTGGCGATCACGGCGTACACCCTCGTAGACGGGAACCTCTCGCGGCTCACGTTCGGGAACGTCTCGGACTTCGCCATGGCCGAAACCCTGCCGATATTCGAACACCCCGAACGGCTCCCGCCGCCGGGCGAGGCGGAAACGAACGTACCGCCAGCGTTCCATCCCGACGGGACCCTCGAGCATCCGCTCGGCACCGATCCGAACGGGCGAGACTACTTCACGCGGATCGTCTACGGTGCCCAGGTGTCCGTAAGCGTCGGGCTTGCAGCAACCTTCCTTGGACTGGTCGGTGGGACGATCATCGGCTCCGTCGCCGGCTACTACGGCGGCTGGGTAGACGACGTCCTGATGCGAGCGATCGAGACCGTTTACGCCATCCCGCCGCTGATCCTCATCATCGTCTTTACGGTGTTTGTCAGCGGAGGCAGCCCCGATGTCCAGTTCGCGATCGTCGGCGTCGGTATCGCGTTCATCCCGGTGTTCGCCCGGATCATACGCAGCGAAGTGCTATCGGTCCGCGAGATGGACTACATCGAGGCCGCTCGAGCGGCAGGGGTCAAAGACCGCAATATCATCCTGTACCACGTCATTCCGAACAGTTTCGCACCCGTGTTGGTCTACGCGACGCTGCAGATCGGCGTGACGATCCTGATCGTCGCCGGACTCTCGTTCCTGGGCTTTGGCGCACAGCCGCCGACGCCCGACTGGGGCGAGATGCTCCAGACCTCTCACGGCTACATGCACTCGAACGTCTGGCTGTCGATCTGGCCTGGGGTCGCGATCATGATCACCATCATGGGGTTCAACCTCTTCGGTGACGGGCTACAGGACGCGCTCGATCCACGGATCAACGACTGA
- a CDS encoding ABC transporter ATP-binding protein, with amino-acid sequence MTGEDVGYGETLIEVDGLKKYFSQESGLLGGVSLESDQFPPISVSRTRVKAVDDVSFEIKRGETLGLVGESGCGKSTLGRTILRLLEPTDGNIYFKGDDLAELSGEQLRQKRSEIQIIFQDPQSSLDPRMTVGQIIEEPMRAHDMVDEERREARAKELLEKVGLDPHHYNRHPHAFSGGQRQRVNLARALSVNPDFIVCDEPVSALDVSIQAQVLNTMEQLQAEFGLTYLFIAHDLSVIRHISDRVAVMYLGNVVELAEKEELFENPQHPYTEALLESIPVPDPRDSDARGVLEGEVPSPVDPPSGCRFRTRCPRLIAPEGYELTDEEWERTRAFMRAVKRRTFEPATAAELRREFFGERLPTGAAGEIVDEAIEHVATDHDERGDDERSPTDWESATDLLLESFARQSICARERPAYEVEPAYGSGTHYTACHLHR; translated from the coding sequence ATGACCGGCGAGGATGTCGGCTACGGCGAGACGCTGATCGAAGTCGACGGGCTGAAGAAATACTTCAGCCAGGAGTCGGGCCTGCTCGGCGGCGTCTCCCTCGAGTCGGACCAGTTTCCGCCGATCAGTGTTAGCCGGACTCGTGTGAAAGCCGTCGACGACGTCAGCTTCGAGATCAAGCGCGGCGAGACGCTGGGACTGGTCGGCGAGTCCGGCTGTGGGAAGAGTACGCTTGGCCGGACGATCCTCCGCTTGCTCGAGCCGACCGACGGAAATATCTACTTCAAGGGTGACGACCTCGCGGAACTGAGCGGCGAGCAACTCCGGCAGAAACGGTCGGAGATACAGATAATCTTCCAGGACCCACAGTCGTCGCTGGACCCACGGATGACGGTCGGCCAGATCATCGAGGAGCCGATGCGGGCCCACGACATGGTAGACGAGGAGAGACGGGAGGCCCGTGCCAAAGAACTCCTCGAGAAAGTCGGGCTCGATCCCCACCACTACAACCGTCACCCACACGCGTTCTCGGGCGGGCAGCGCCAGCGTGTCAACCTCGCGCGTGCACTGTCGGTCAACCCGGACTTCATCGTCTGTGACGAGCCAGTGTCGGCACTCGACGTCTCGATCCAGGCACAGGTGCTGAACACGATGGAACAGCTCCAGGCGGAGTTCGGGCTCACGTATCTCTTTATCGCCCACGACCTCTCGGTCATCCGGCACATCTCCGATCGTGTGGCGGTGATGTATCTCGGGAACGTCGTCGAACTCGCCGAAAAAGAGGAACTGTTCGAGAATCCACAGCACCCCTACACCGAGGCGCTCCTCGAGTCGATCCCGGTGCCGGACCCTCGCGACAGCGACGCCCGTGGCGTCCTCGAGGGAGAGGTTCCGAGCCCGGTCGATCCCCCCTCTGGCTGTCGGTTTCGGACGCGGTGTCCGCGACTGATCGCTCCCGAGGGGTACGAGTTGACCGACGAGGAGTGGGAGCGGACGCGGGCGTTCATGCGGGCGGTCAAGCGACGAACGTTCGAACCGGCGACGGCAGCCGAGCTTCGACGCGAGTTTTTCGGCGAACGATTGCCGACGGGTGCAGCCGGCGAGATCGTCGACGAAGCGATCGAGCACGTGGCGACGGATCACGACGAGAGGGGCGACGACGAGAGGAGTCCCACCGACTGGGAGTCGGCGACGGACCTGTTGCTCGAGTCGTTCGCTCGACAGAGCATCTGTGCACGCGAGCGGCCGGCCTACGAGGTCGAACCGGCGTACGGTTCCGGGACGCACTACACCGCGTGTCACCTCCACCGGTGA
- a CDS encoding ABC transporter substrate-binding protein, with amino-acid sequence MVDKLQTRRRVLASGAAVSAATIAGCIGEDAEGDDGGDVADISEYQYDREEPDDEDAARESSLEFLQPAERDEDFDPVVSFDSYSMQVANLVFDGLYEWDDEMGLEPKIADGMPEEEDDGETYVFEIQDGIEFHNGDEVTAGDVAHSFTAPVEEETENAATYAMIESTEVVDDHTLEVALEHPYGPFTLVTMAVPVVPEDVRTEDRDEFNTDPIGSGPFEFVDFQSGEYVELERWDDYWDEPQPYVEEIRFEDAPDDANRVAQVLAGDADVIDTVPATEWDEVEGADDVRIHGSRSPSYMYLGFNCNEGETTDPDVRRAVSHSFSMQAFVDEHLGPAAAPLSSPIPEITNDEGDWDFPVDEWEEQMPEYDPDQAEQLLEDAGVPDGWEPRIIAPEGGPREALAERIGSRLTEIGYGADVQGMSFATLVDTYTTGNADDYEMYLLGWTGGPDPDAYFYNLFHESQEEVGQGHFYEGQGEFHDNIVAARESADHDERRDLYIELTEEVLEYLPALPAYSEHNTMAARENVRDLHAHPAVSYNPRIVSDYQNTWIEE; translated from the coding sequence ATGGTAGACAAGTTACAGACTCGTCGACGGGTTCTCGCTTCTGGGGCGGCGGTCTCCGCGGCGACCATCGCAGGGTGCATTGGTGAGGACGCCGAGGGCGACGATGGTGGAGACGTCGCCGACATCAGCGAATACCAGTACGACAGAGAAGAGCCGGACGACGAAGACGCTGCACGCGAGAGTTCACTCGAGTTCCTCCAGCCCGCAGAACGCGACGAGGACTTCGACCCGGTCGTTTCCTTCGACTCCTACAGTATGCAGGTCGCGAACCTCGTGTTCGACGGCCTCTACGAGTGGGACGACGAAATGGGACTCGAGCCGAAGATCGCCGACGGGATGCCCGAGGAAGAAGACGACGGCGAGACCTACGTCTTCGAGATCCAGGACGGGATCGAGTTCCACAACGGCGACGAGGTGACCGCAGGAGACGTCGCTCACTCCTTTACCGCGCCGGTCGAGGAAGAGACCGAGAACGCGGCGACGTACGCGATGATCGAGTCGACAGAGGTCGTCGACGATCACACGCTCGAGGTCGCCCTCGAGCATCCCTACGGGCCGTTCACGCTGGTGACAATGGCGGTTCCCGTGGTGCCAGAAGACGTCCGAACCGAGGACCGAGACGAGTTCAACACGGATCCGATCGGTTCCGGTCCCTTCGAGTTCGTCGATTTCCAGTCCGGCGAGTACGTCGAACTCGAGCGGTGGGACGACTACTGGGACGAGCCCCAGCCGTACGTTGAGGAGATTCGTTTCGAGGACGCGCCGGACGACGCCAACCGTGTCGCACAGGTTCTCGCCGGTGACGCGGACGTTATCGATACTGTCCCGGCGACGGAGTGGGACGAGGTTGAAGGTGCAGACGACGTCCGCATCCACGGGAGCCGCAGCCCGTCCTACATGTACCTTGGATTCAATTGCAACGAGGGGGAGACGACCGATCCCGACGTGCGACGTGCCGTCTCTCACTCGTTTTCTATGCAGGCGTTCGTCGACGAACACCTCGGCCCCGCAGCAGCCCCACTGTCGAGTCCCATCCCCGAGATCACCAACGACGAAGGGGACTGGGACTTTCCCGTCGACGAGTGGGAAGAACAGATGCCGGAGTACGATCCCGACCAGGCAGAACAACTCCTCGAGGACGCGGGGGTTCCCGACGGCTGGGAGCCACGCATCATCGCTCCCGAAGGAGGCCCCCGCGAGGCGCTGGCCGAACGGATCGGCTCGCGGCTGACGGAGATCGGGTACGGTGCCGACGTTCAGGGAATGTCGTTTGCGACGCTGGTCGACACCTACACGACTGGGAATGCCGATGACTACGAGATGTACCTGCTCGGCTGGACCGGCGGACCCGATCCCGACGCGTACTTCTACAACCTCTTCCACGAGAGCCAGGAAGAGGTCGGACAGGGTCACTTCTACGAGGGCCAGGGTGAGTTCCACGACAACATCGTCGCCGCCAGGGAGAGTGCAGACCACGACGAGCGACGCGACCTGTACATCGAGCTTACCGAGGAGGTTCTCGAGTATCTCCCGGCGTTGCCGGCGTACTCGGAACACAATACGATGGCTGCCCGTGAAAACGTCAGGGACCTTCACGCGCATCCGGCTGTCAGCTACAATCCGCGTATCGTCTCCGACTACCAGAATACCTGGATCGAGGAGTGA
- a CDS encoding ABC transporter ATP-binding protein has product MSQQVSERSESSDRHGETLIEVEDLKTYYEGDGLLGGKPVKAVDGVNFEISRGETLGLVGESGCGKTTLGRTLIHLEEATDGEIRFDGTDVTRLGGAELKEWRRNAQMVFQDPQSSLNDRMTVGEIVREPLDVHDWKTPRERREHVRDLLETVGLQKEHYYRYPHQFSGGQRQRIGIARALALEPDFVVLDEPVSALDVSVQAKVLNLLDELQEEFGLTYLFIAHDLSVVRHICDRVAVMYLGNVLEIGPTEELFQNPANPYTHALLSAIPEPDPTVERDRIILNGTPPSPRDPPSGCPFSTRCPAKIRPDAYEDLDDDVWEAINLFRVLLEERTRAGLSIRDRVREFRGQNVRFENITDVRAELFGDLELPAEVERHVDQVQEYVADNEFDRALEHLADEFDSVCDRDEPSPCEVGDGGRASACHRHQPEYAPPEEEL; this is encoded by the coding sequence ATGAGCCAACAGGTATCCGAACGATCCGAATCGAGCGACCGGCACGGTGAGACGCTGATCGAAGTCGAGGACCTCAAGACCTACTACGAGGGGGACGGACTCCTCGGCGGCAAGCCGGTGAAGGCCGTCGACGGGGTCAACTTCGAGATTTCTCGAGGAGAGACTCTCGGGCTCGTCGGCGAGTCCGGCTGTGGGAAGACGACGCTCGGTCGCACCCTCATCCACCTAGAGGAAGCCACCGACGGCGAGATCCGCTTCGACGGCACCGACGTGACGAGACTCGGCGGTGCCGAACTGAAAGAGTGGCGGCGGAACGCCCAGATGGTGTTTCAGGACCCACAGTCGAGCCTGAACGACCGGATGACGGTCGGCGAGATCGTCAGGGAGCCACTCGACGTCCACGACTGGAAGACGCCGCGAGAACGGCGCGAACACGTCCGCGACCTGCTCGAGACTGTCGGCCTCCAGAAGGAACACTACTACCGGTATCCCCACCAGTTCTCCGGTGGGCAGCGCCAGCGGATCGGGATCGCCCGAGCACTCGCACTGGAACCGGATTTCGTCGTCCTCGACGAACCGGTGTCGGCTCTCGACGTCTCCGTGCAGGCGAAGGTCCTGAACCTGCTAGACGAACTCCAGGAGGAGTTCGGCCTCACGTATCTCTTTATCGCCCACGACCTGAGCGTCGTCCGGCACATCTGTGATCGTGTGGCCGTGATGTACCTGGGGAACGTCCTGGAAATCGGCCCAACCGAAGAACTGTTCCAGAATCCGGCGAACCCGTACACGCACGCTCTCCTGTCGGCGATTCCCGAACCCGACCCGACCGTCGAACGGGATCGAATCATCCTCAACGGGACGCCGCCGAGTCCGCGCGATCCGCCGTCGGGCTGTCCGTTCAGCACTCGCTGTCCGGCGAAGATCCGTCCCGACGCCTACGAAGACCTCGACGACGACGTCTGGGAAGCGATCAACCTCTTCCGTGTCCTGCTGGAAGAACGCACCCGCGCAGGACTGTCGATTCGGGACCGAGTCCGCGAATTCCGCGGGCAGAACGTGCGGTTCGAAAACATTACAGACGTTCGTGCCGAACTATTCGGCGATCTCGAGCTCCCGGCCGAGGTCGAACGGCACGTCGACCAGGTCCAAGAGTACGTGGCGGACAACGAGTTCGACCGCGCGCTCGAGCACCTCGCCGACGAGTTCGACAGCGTCTGCGACCGCGACGAGCCGTCTCCCTGTGAGGTCGGTGACGGTGGGCGAGCAAGTGCCTGCCATCGTCATCAGCCCGAGTACGCCCCACCAGAAGAGGAACTGTAG
- a CDS encoding ABC transporter ATP-binding protein, whose product MSSEPLLRVENLKTQFFTDAGTVRAVDGISFEVHEGEIVGLVGESGAGKSVASMSLLRLVENPGEIVGGEITYRGETIFGLEEGPDGELREREDMLSNEEVRTRIRGNEIAVIFQDPMESLNPVFTVGGQLREFIELNRDLSSGEAREEAVDMLREVGIPDPEERYDEYPHQFSGGMRQRVLIAMALACEPNLIIADEPTTALDVTVEGQIIDLVDDLQEKYGTSFVWVTHDMGVVAEICDRVNVMYLGEIVEQAPVDELFYDTKHPYTEALLDSIPRPDRTVGELDPIEGVMPEAISPPSGCRFHPRCPDAREVCQRVHPETKPVAVADGEPHRAACVKHDAFDVGYDESVPLEKEPQTSSESETDAAVSPEPAETNGGGESE is encoded by the coding sequence ATGAGTTCCGAACCACTCCTTCGCGTCGAGAATCTCAAGACGCAGTTCTTCACGGACGCCGGTACAGTACGCGCAGTCGACGGCATCTCCTTCGAGGTCCACGAGGGCGAGATCGTGGGGCTGGTCGGCGAGTCAGGGGCTGGCAAAAGCGTCGCCTCGATGAGCCTCCTGCGACTCGTCGAGAATCCCGGCGAGATCGTCGGCGGCGAGATCACCTATCGGGGCGAGACGATATTCGGCCTCGAGGAGGGGCCGGACGGCGAACTTCGGGAACGGGAGGACATGCTTTCGAACGAGGAAGTCAGGACCCGGATTCGGGGCAACGAGATCGCGGTCATCTTCCAGGACCCGATGGAATCGCTCAATCCCGTCTTCACTGTCGGCGGCCAGTTACGGGAGTTCATCGAACTCAACCGCGACCTCTCGAGTGGGGAGGCACGCGAGGAGGCCGTCGACATGCTCCGGGAGGTCGGTATTCCCGATCCCGAAGAGCGGTACGACGAGTATCCACACCAGTTCTCCGGTGGGATGCGCCAGCGCGTGTTGATCGCGATGGCACTCGCTTGCGAGCCGAACCTTATTATCGCTGACGAGCCAACGACGGCGCTCGATGTCACCGTCGAGGGACAGATCATCGACCTCGTCGACGATCTTCAAGAGAAGTATGGGACGAGTTTCGTCTGGGTGACTCACGACATGGGTGTCGTCGCCGAGATTTGTGACCGCGTGAACGTGATGTACCTGGGTGAGATCGTCGAACAGGCACCGGTGGACGAATTGTTCTACGACACGAAACACCCCTACACCGAGGCGTTGCTCGACTCGATCCCTCGCCCCGACCGAACCGTCGGCGAACTCGACCCGATCGAGGGCGTAATGCCCGAAGCGATCAGCCCGCCGTCTGGTTGTCGGTTCCATCCGCGATGTCCCGACGCGAGGGAAGTCTGTCAGCGCGTCCACCCGGAGACGAAACCGGTCGCTGTTGCCGACGGCGAGCCACATCGGGCTGCCTGCGTCAAACACGACGCGTTCGACGTTGGCTACGACGAGAGCGTCCCCCTCGAGAAAGAGCCACAGACATCCTCCGAGAGCGAGACGGATGCGGCGGTTTCACCGGAGCCGGCCGAGACGAACGGAGGTGGAGAGAGTGAGTGA
- a CDS encoding DUF7529 family protein has protein sequence MTDTGSDHETRGRPTPGQEAVTNAWERTLEDMDALAEQREEQGWDVVTIRAGTTTPTAPSNSSDDRFGPSFIVPDDEAEQFEEAFERGGFPLYEVYRETVDDRVFLVVEYRDPDAETVIMVAGQYRLRDAAGMATAAIDEDAIYTRVRTLDGTVCGSFQHDEYEKFVPDVERVANWHDSVDGR, from the coding sequence ATGACCGACACTGGGAGCGACCACGAAACGCGCGGACGGCCGACCCCGGGCCAAGAAGCAGTAACGAACGCCTGGGAGCGAACGCTCGAGGATATGGACGCACTCGCCGAGCAGCGCGAGGAGCAGGGTTGGGATGTCGTCACTATCAGGGCCGGAACCACCACGCCGACTGCGCCGTCAAACAGTTCGGACGATCGGTTCGGGCCGTCGTTCATTGTCCCGGACGACGAGGCCGAGCAGTTCGAGGAGGCGTTCGAGCGCGGTGGGTTCCCGCTCTACGAGGTCTACCGGGAGACTGTCGACGACCGCGTTTTCCTCGTCGTCGAGTATCGTGATCCGGATGCAGAGACGGTGATTATGGTGGCCGGTCAGTACAGGCTTCGTGACGCGGCCGGAATGGCGACTGCGGCGATAGACGAAGACGCGATCTATACTCGCGTTCGGACGCTCGACGGGACGGTATGTGGTTCGTTCCAGCACGACGAGTACGAGAAGTTCGTCCCCGACGTCGAACGGGTCGCCAACTGGCACGACAGCGTCGACGGACGGTAG
- a CDS encoding DUF7555 family protein yields the protein MSRPSPSTVGLLLVDVVAYAVVFATLVVVAVTPVGYVAGDGWTGVKVGLFLVGMAFFGYSSIWLWLQSSQQKYDEKRDSRSTVSREQESRLQTALDDRSIYPTDSIPPAVRISPGTKLFVGSLIVLAVSFVMETRFGV from the coding sequence ATGTCTCGACCGAGCCCGTCTACTGTCGGCTTGCTGCTCGTCGACGTCGTCGCGTACGCAGTCGTCTTCGCGACGCTCGTCGTCGTAGCGGTGACGCCAGTCGGCTACGTCGCCGGCGACGGCTGGACGGGTGTCAAAGTCGGACTGTTCCTCGTTGGGATGGCGTTTTTCGGCTACAGTAGCATCTGGCTGTGGCTCCAGTCGTCCCAACAAAAGTACGACGAGAAACGGGACTCGCGCTCGACCGTCTCTCGAGAACAGGAATCGCGACTCCAGACGGCACTCGACGACCGCTCCATCTATCCGACCGACTCCATCCCACCAGCAGTTCGAATTTCACCAGGAACCAAGCTGTTCGTCGGGAGCCTGATCGTCCTCGCCGTCTCGTTCGTCATGGAGACGAGGTTTGGCGTCTGA
- a CDS encoding oligopeptide/dipeptide ABC transporter ATP-binding protein: protein MSMEDPIEDASDDASTATEPILTIRNLQTAFFTDKEVIRAVDGVSFDIDVGETVGIVGESGSGKSVTARSIMGLIDSPGRVLEGSSIRYHHPETVEQFAEEFADNTVDLAAVRDRFDPADVLENPTVDASIAEFAGPGEPVPSVDDLDVTDVIDTGYGEELGLIDEDDFVFVDSSSDDRTDSYVDVTRTSGESLRKLRGGNIAMVFQDPLTSLNPVYTVGNQIEESLRLHQGITGKEATEEAIELLEAVGIPDAPKRVSEYPHQFSGGMRQRAVIAMALACDPEMLICDEPTTALDVTIQAQILELLEDLQEERDLAIMFITHDMGVIAEVADRVNVMYAGELIESADVETLFAEPAHPYTQGLLESIPGRQVGEDRLSTIEGDVPTPNEPASYCRFAPRCPKAFQACDQLHPESVVVDEEEDHRVSCLLYPEHEPESERIAVHDRKNGADDANTGGENR from the coding sequence ATGTCTATGGAAGATCCGATCGAAGACGCAAGCGACGACGCGAGCACAGCGACCGAGCCGATCCTGACGATCCGGAACCTCCAGACCGCCTTCTTCACGGACAAGGAGGTCATCCGAGCCGTCGACGGCGTGAGCTTCGACATCGACGTCGGCGAAACCGTCGGTATCGTCGGAGAGAGCGGGTCCGGAAAGAGCGTCACGGCCCGCTCGATCATGGGTCTGATCGACTCCCCTGGCCGCGTTCTCGAGGGCAGTAGCATTCGCTACCATCACCCCGAGACGGTCGAACAGTTCGCCGAGGAGTTCGCGGACAATACGGTCGACCTCGCCGCCGTCCGCGACCGGTTCGATCCGGCAGACGTCCTCGAGAACCCGACGGTCGACGCCTCTATAGCGGAGTTCGCCGGGCCGGGCGAACCGGTGCCGTCGGTCGACGACCTCGACGTGACCGACGTCATCGACACCGGCTACGGCGAGGAACTCGGTCTGATCGACGAGGACGACTTCGTCTTCGTCGACAGCTCGAGCGACGATCGAACGGACAGCTACGTCGACGTCACTCGGACCAGCGGGGAGTCGCTGCGCAAGCTCCGTGGCGGGAACATCGCGATGGTGTTCCAGGACCCACTGACCAGCCTCAACCCGGTCTACACCGTCGGAAACCAGATCGAGGAGTCGCTACGACTCCACCAGGGCATCACCGGCAAGGAAGCGACCGAAGAGGCGATCGAACTGCTCGAGGCCGTCGGCATCCCCGACGCCCCGAAGCGCGTCTCGGAGTATCCCCACCAGTTCTCCGGTGGGATGCGCCAGCGTGCGGTGATCGCGATGGCGCTTGCCTGCGATCCGGAGATGTTGATCTGTGACGAGCCGACGACCGCACTCGACGTGACGATCCAGGCCCAGATCCTCGAACTGCTCGAGGATCTCCAGGAAGAACGGGACCTCGCGATCATGTTCATCACCCACGACATGGGCGTCATCGCGGAGGTCGCCGACCGGGTCAACGTCATGTACGCCGGCGAACTCATCGAGTCGGCCGACGTCGAGACGCTGTTTGCCGAACCTGCCCATCCGTACACGCAGGGACTGCTCGAGTCGATCCCGGGACGCCAGGTCGGTGAGGACCGACTCTCGACGATCGAGGGCGACGTTCCGACGCCGAACGAACCGGCGAGTTACTGCCGGTTCGCGCCGCGGTGTCCGAAGGCGTTCCAGGCGTGTGACCAGTTACATCCCGAGTCGGTCGTCGTCGACGAGGAGGAAGACCACCGTGTCTCGTGTCTCCTCTATCCGGAGCACGAACCGGAGTCTGAACGCATCGCAGTTCACGACCGGAAGAACGGAGCCGACGACGCGAACACGGGAGGTGAGAACCGATGA